In the Streptomyces coeruleoprunus genome, GGCGGCGAGGACGAGCTCGACCGCACGGTCCGCGGCGTGATGACGACGGACCTGAGGGACCCCAGCAGGTACCTGTCCGGCGGCGAGCTGGTGCTCACCGGCCTGGCCTGGCGCCACTCCGCCGAGGACTCGGAGCCGTTCGTCCGGATCCTCGCGAGCGCCGGGGTCGCCGGCCTCGCGGCAGGCGAGGCGGAGCTGGGCGCGATCCCGGACGATCTCGTCCAGGCATGTTTGCGCCACCGACTGCCCCTGTTCGCAGTGAACGAGTCCGTTGCATTCGCAACGATCACTGAGCATGTCGTTCGACAGGTGTCGGGCGAACGCGCCGGGGACCTCGCGGCTGTCGTCGATCGCCACAGGAGGCTGATGACCTCCGGCCCGGCCGGCGGCGGACCGGAGGTCGTACTGGATCTCCTGGGCTCCGACCTGGACCTGCGTGCCTGGGTCCTCTCCCCCACCGGGCGCCAGATCGCGGGCGCCCGCACTCCCCTGCCGACCGAGGTCGGCGCCGCGCTCGCCGGGGAGCACCTGGCCGCGACGCGCACCGGGCGGCGCGGCCCGCACCGGGCGGTCGTGGCCGGAACGACGTACTCGCTCTTCCCGATCCGTAACACCGGGCGCGGCGCCGCACCGGCCGCGCGCGACGTCCGCGAGACCGTGCTGTCCGACTGGCTGCTGGCGGTCGAGGCGGACGCGGGCGACTGGCCCGCCGCGCGCCTGGACCTGCTCCAGGGCGTCACGCAGCTGATCGCGGTGGAGCGCGACCGCCGGGACGCGGCCCGCACGGTACGGCGCCGGCTGGCCCAGGAGGTCCTGGAGCTGGTGCAGACGGGCGCGGCCCCGGCGGAGATCGCCGCCCGGCTGCGGGTGGCCGCCCCCGTCCTGCTGCCCGGCCTCGGCGCCGCACCGCACTGGCAGGTCGTGGTGGCCCGCGTCGAGTGGGGCGACGGCTCGGCCGTCGAGGGCGGCCCCGTCGCCCAGGCGCTGCTGGAGGAGGTGCTGGTCGACCCCGCCACGACGGGCCCCGACTCGGCCGACCGGATCGCCGTCGCCCACACCGGCGACGAGGCCATCGCCCTGGTGCCGCTGCCCGCCGTACCGGCCCCCGTCCCGGCCGGTGGCCCGGACGGCGAGCCCGGCGAGCCCTTGCCCCCGGCCCCCACGGGCCCCGGTCTGCACGCCGACGCGCTGCTGGCCGCCGTGCGGGCGCCGCTGTCCGCGGGCCTCGCGGACGACGGGCGGCTCACGCTGGGCGTCAGCGCCGCCGTGCACTCCGCTGAGGGCCTGCGGGGCGCCCTGGAGGAGGCCCGGCACGCCCGCCGGGTCGCCGCGGCGCGCCCCGGCCGGGTCTGCGCGGCCGGCCACCACGAGCTGGCCTCGCACGTACTGCTGCTGCCGTTCGTGCCGGACGACGTGCGGCGCGCGTTCACGGCCCGGCTGCTGGACCCGCTGCGCGACTACGACCGGCGGCACCGGGCGGAGCTGATCCCGACGCTGGAGGCGTTCCTGGACTGCGACGGCTCCTGGACGCGCTGTGCCACCCGGCTCCACCTGCACGTGAACACGCTGCGCTACCGGGTGGGCCGCATCGAGCAGCTGACGGGCCGTGACCTGTCGCGCCTGGAGGACAAGCTGGACTTCTTCCTGGCGCTGCGGATGTCGTGAGCCGTGGGCCCGGCCCGTCAGGATCGCTGAAGACATCACGTACGAGAGAGAGCAGGGAACGCCCCGCCATGCCCGCACCCCGGGACACCCGCGACACCCCCCGCGCCGGCACCGGCGCCGGCTCCCGCCCCGCCTCCGGTCCCGACACCGGCCGCGACGAGCCGCGCGGCGACGAGCTGCGCGGCGACGAGCTGCGCGGCGACGAGCTGCGCGGCGACGAGCTGCGCGGCGACGAGCTGCGCGGCGACTGCGGCAGTTGCTTCGGCCTGTGCTGCGTGGCGCTGCCGTTCACCGCGTCGGCGGACTTCGCCGTCGACAAGCCGGCCGGTGAGCCGTGCGCC is a window encoding:
- a CDS encoding PucR family transcriptional regulator ligand-binding domain-containing protein is translated as MRLRALLETDALGLRLLGGEDELDRTVRGVMTTDLRDPSRYLSGGELVLTGLAWRHSAEDSEPFVRILASAGVAGLAAGEAELGAIPDDLVQACLRHRLPLFAVNESVAFATITEHVVRQVSGERAGDLAAVVDRHRRLMTSGPAGGGPEVVLDLLGSDLDLRAWVLSPTGRQIAGARTPLPTEVGAALAGEHLAATRTGRRGPHRAVVAGTTYSLFPIRNTGRGAAPAARDVRETVLSDWLLAVEADAGDWPAARLDLLQGVTQLIAVERDRRDAARTVRRRLAQEVLELVQTGAAPAEIAARLRVAAPVLLPGLGAAPHWQVVVARVEWGDGSAVEGGPVAQALLEEVLVDPATTGPDSADRIAVAHTGDEAIALVPLPAVPAPVPAGGPDGEPGEPLPPAPTGPGLHADALLAAVRAPLSAGLADDGRLTLGVSAAVHSAEGLRGALEEARHARRVAAARPGRVCAAGHHELASHVLLLPFVPDDVRRAFTARLLDPLRDYDRRHRAELIPTLEAFLDCDGSWTRCATRLHLHVNTLRYRVGRIEQLTGRDLSRLEDKLDFFLALRMS